The Larus michahellis chromosome 12, bLarMic1.1, whole genome shotgun sequence genome contains a region encoding:
- the LOC141750454 gene encoding protein-glutamine gamma-glutamyltransferase 6-like: MAARKHSGNQGFPQKKSGNTVEQNSLQPLTKSYGTCLVSFLALKVADVNWQSKLNKAAHHTADYSSTEAILRRGQAFSITLNLKTTAEPGDNFTFIASTGPSPSESQQTKAVFSLSEESASGWSATREPSEPGCINFTISSPADAVIGRYKLKLQMVSGNHKVSSTLLGQFVLLFNPWCPNDDVYMANEKERREYVLNDSGIIFQGLEKRIQQEAWNYGQFEEGILDISLSILDRSLNHHEDPAVDVSNRNNPIYVSRVISAMVNSNDEKGVVEGKWNGKYRSGTNPLQWSGSVTILRKWYRGRYKPVRYGQCWVFAGVMCTVLRALGIPTRVITNFNSAHDTNINLSIDKYIDVSGKTLDLSEDSVWNFHVWNESWFIRRDLGSFYDGWQVLDATPQEKSKGIYQCGPASTRAIKEGHVNLDYDSSFAFAAVNADYVTWIHYSKKRKERIYSDTKKIGKFISTKAVGTNSRVDVTANYKYPEGSLKERRVYKKALKLLGVRSTGKKAKITRPGRRPSAALRQPAQKPTISGKLILDASPVIGQDILLTLALRNLISDVKTIKVKLRASAILYTRRPKAEILQLSRSIKLGSEEVKEISFKISYSQYKNSLMDDRKILVTAVCKTKPGASLLVEKDIVLQDPFLTIKVLGPAVVHEPVNVQVTFTNPLSEVVTDCVLRAEGSGLLKEQLRINVARMAPMESSTVEFEIIPYKSGTRQLQVDLVCKRFSDIKGFVMLDVAPAQ; the protein is encoded by the exons ATGGCGG CCAGAAAGCATTCTGGGAACCAGGGATTCCCACAGAAAAAGAGTGGGAACACGGTGGAACAGAACAGTCTTCAACCTTTAACAAAGTCTTACGGAA CTTGCCTTGTGTCCTTTCTAGCCCTGAAAGTAGCCGACGTCAACTGGCAATCCAAACTAAACAAAGCTGCACACCATACCGCTGATTACAGCAGCACAGAAGCAATCTTGAGGAGAGGACAGGCCTTCAGCATCACTCTGAACCTCAAAACAACAGCAGAACCTGGGGACAACTTCACCTTTATTGCAAGCACAG GACCATCCCCATCGGAATCACAGCAGACCAAGGCCGTATTCAGCCTTTCCGAGGAGAGTGCCAGCGGCTGGAGTGCAACCCGGGAGCCCAGCGAGCCCGGATGCATCAACTTCACAATATCCAGCCCAGCCGACGCTGTCATCGGACGATACAAACTCAAACTCCAGATGGTTTCTGGGAACCACAAGGTCTCTTCAACACTCCTGGGCCAGTTTGTGCTACTCTTCAATCCCTGGTGTCCAA ATGATGACGTCTATATGGCTAATGAAAAGGAGCGACGGGAGTATGTCCTGAATGACAGTGGAATCATATTTCAGGGATTGGAAAAACGTATTCAACAAGAAGCTTGGAACTATGGACAG TTTGAAGAGGGTATCCTTGATATCTCTTTGTCTATACTGGATCGAAGCCTGAACCACCACGAAGATCCAGCTGTCGATGTATCCAACCGAAACAATCCCATCTACGTGAGCAGGGTTATCAGTGCTATG GTTAACAGCAATGACGAAAAAGGAGTAGTGGAAGGGAAGTGGAACGGAAAGTACCGCTCAGGAACCAACCCCCTGCAGTGGAGCGGCAGCGTGACCATCCTTCGGAAGTGGTACAGGGGGAGATACAAACCTGTCCGGTATGGCCAGTGCTGGGTCTTTGCAGGAGTAATGTGCACAG TTCTGAGAGCCTTGGGAATACCTACTCGTGTTATTACAAACTTCAACTCTGCCCATGACACGAATATAAATCTGAGTATTGATAAGTACATTGACGTTTCCGGAAAGACCCTGGACTTGAGTGAAGACAGTGTGTg GAATTTCCACGTCTGGAATGAAAGCTGGTTCATTAGAAGAGATCTTGGCTCTTTTTATGATGGATGGCAGGTTCTGGATGCAACGccccaggaaaaaagcaaag GCATCTATCAGTGTGGTCCTGCCTCCACCAGAGCCATTAAGGAAGGGCATGTGAACCTGGATTATGACAGCTCATTTGCGTTTGCAGCAGTAAACGCTGACTATGTTACTTGGATTCACtatagcaagaaaagaaaagagagaatttatTCTGATACTAAGAAGATTGGAAAATTTATCAGCACCAAAGCAGTGGGCACCAACTCCCGTGTGGATGTCACTGCTAATTACAAATATCCAGAAG GATCCTTGAAAGAAAGGCGGGTGTATAAAAAAGCACTGAAGCTGCTTGGTGTgagaagcactggaaaaaaagccaaaattacaAGACCTGGAAGACGACCTTCAGCAGCATTGAGACAGCCTGCACAAAAACCCACTATCTCAGGGAAGCTGATCCTTGATGCATCTCCTGTAATCGGCCAGGATATTCTCCTTACGTTGGCACTCAGGAACTTGATCTCAGATGTCAAGACCATAAAGGTTAAACTGAGGGCTTCAGCCATTCTCTACACCAGAAGaccaaaagcagagattttgcaGTTGTCGAGGTCTATTAAACTTGGATCTGAAGaag TGAAAGAGATTTCATTTAAGATCTCCTACTCCCAGTATAAAAACTCTCTGATGGATGACAGGAAGATCCTAGTGACTGCTGTGTGTAAAACCAAGCCGGGAGCCTCGCTTCTGGTGGAGAAGGATATTGTACTTCAGGATCCTTTTCTCACCATCAAG GTCCTTGGTCCAGCGGTGGTACACGAGCCTGTTAACGTCCAGGTGACATTCACCAACCCCCTGTCTGAGGTGGTGACAGACTGCGTGCTGAGAGCAGAAGGTAGTGGCCTGCTCAAAGAACAACTCAGAATCAA CGTGGCAAGAATGGCCCCCATGGAGAGCTCAACAGTTGAATTTGAAATCATTCCCTACAAGAGCGGAACCAGGCAGCTTCAGGTGGACTTGGTTTGCAAGCGTTTTTCAGACATCAAGGGATTTGTGATGCTTGATGTGGCTCCTGCTCAGTGA